From the genome of Phacochoerus africanus isolate WHEZ1 unplaced genomic scaffold, ROS_Pafr_v1 Scaffold_27, whole genome shotgun sequence, one region includes:
- the LOC125119273 gene encoding olfactory receptor 8B3-like, which produces MAPGNGSFVTDFILVGLTDHPALQLPLFLLFLVMYMVTVLGNVGLITVIGLNSHLHTPMYFFLLNLSVIDLCYSSVFTPEMLTHFLSEKNVFSYLGCMTQLFFFCFLILSECYVLTLMAYDRYVAICNPLLYNIAMSPKVCSSLMLACYLMAFSGAMAHTGCMLRLTFCDANTINHYFCDILPLLQLSCTSTYVNEMVIFIVGGINIIVPSLTIFVSYGLILSNILRISSMESRSKAFSTCSSHIIAVSLFFGSGAIMYLRPSSSGSMEKGKISSVFYTNVVPMMNPLIYSLRNKDVKFALRKTLRRRFRF; this is translated from the coding sequence ATGGCTCCTGGAAATGGTTCATTTGTGACTGACTTCATTCTGGTGGGCTTAACGGACCATCCAGCTCTCCAGCTTCCTTTGTTCCTGCTGTTCCTAGTAATGTATATGGTCACTGTGCTGGGAAATGTTGGCTTGATCACAGTAATTGGGCTGAATTCACACctgcacacccccatgtactttttcctcctcAACTTGTCCGTCATAGATCTCTGCTATTCTTCAGTGTTTACACCAGAAATGCTCACACATTTCTTATCAGAGAAGAATGTTTTCTCTTACCTGGGGTGCATGACTcagctcttctttttctgttttttaattctttctgaaTGCTATGTGCTGACATTAATGGCatatgatcgctatgtggccatctgtaaccCCCTGTTGTATAACATTGCCATGTCCCCTAAAGTGTGTTCCAGCCTTATGCTTGCTTGCTACTTGATGGCATTTTCTGGTGCCATGGCTCACACTGGGTGCATGCTGAGACTGACCTTCTGTGATGCAAATACCATCAACCACTACTTCTGTGAcatccttcctctgctccagctCTCCTGCACAAGTACCTATGTCAATGAGATGGTCATTTTCATTGTGGGAGGCATCAACATCATTGTGCCCAGTCTCACCATCTTTGTGTCTTATGGCCTCATCCTCTCCAACATCCTTCGCATCAGCTCCATGGAGAGCAGGTCCAAAGCCTTCAGCACCTGCAGTTCCCACATAATTGCAGTTTCTCTGTTCTTTGGATCAGGGGCAATTATGTACCTCCGACCATCATCGTCTGGGTCTATGGAAAAGGGGAAAATCTCTTCTGTCTTTTATACCAATGTGGTTCCCATGATGAATCCCTTAATCTACAGTTTGCGGAACAAAGATGTTAAATTTGCTCTGCGAAAAACCCTGAGGAGAAGATTCCGGTTTTGA
- the LOC125119272 gene encoding olfactory receptor 8B3-like: MAPGNGSFVTDFILVGLTDHPALQLPLFLLFLVMYTVTVLGNVGLITVIGLNSHLHTPMYFFLLNLSVIDLCYSSVFTPEMLTHFLSEKKIISYLGCMTQLYFFCFFGISECYVLTAMAYDRYVAICNPLLYNIAMSPKVCSSLMLACYLMAFSGAMAHTGCMLRLTFCDANTINHYFCDILPLFQLSCTSTYVNEMVIFIVGGINIIVPSLTIFVSYGLILSNILRISSTEGRSKAFNTCSSHVIAICLLFGSGVFMYLQPSSSGSMDKGKISSVFYTNVVPMLNPLVYSLRNKDVKVGLRNTLRRRRY; encoded by the coding sequence ATGGCTCCTGGAAATGGTTCATTTGTGACTGACTTCATTCTGGTGGGCTTAACGGACCATCCAGCTCTCCAACTTCCTTTGTTCCTGCTGTTCCTAGTAATGTATACGGTCACTGTGCTGGGAAATGTTGGCTTGATCACAGTAATTGGGCTGAATTCACACctgcacacccccatgtactttttcctcctcAACTTGTCCGTCATAGATCTCTGCTATTCTTCAGTGTTTACACCAGAAATGCTCACACATTTCTTATCAGAGAAGAAGATTATCTCTTACCTGGGGTGCATGACTCAgctctactttttctgtttttttggtatttctgaaTGCTATGTGCTGACTGCGATGGCGtatgatcgctatgtggccatctgtaaccCCCTGTTGTATAACATTGCCATGTCCCCTAAAGTGTGTTCCAGCCTTATGCTTGCTTGCTACTTGATGGCATTTTCTGGTGCCATGGCTCACACTGGATGCATGCTGAGACTGACCTTCTGTGATGCAAATACCATCAACCATTACTTCTGTGACATCCTTCCTCTGTTCCAGCTCTCCTGCACAAGTACCTATGTCAATGAGATGGTCATTTTCATTGTGGGAGGCATCAACATCATTGTGCCCAGTCTCACCATCTTTGTGTCTTATGGGCTCATCCTCTCCAACATCCTTCGCATCAGCTCCACGGAGGGCAGGTCTAAAGCCTTCAATACCTGCAGTTCTCATGTCATTGCTATCTGTTTGTTATTTGGGTCCGGTGTCTTTATGTATCTGCAACCATCATCGTCTGGGTCTATGGATAAGGGGAAAATCTCTTCTGTCTTTTATACCAATGTGGTTCCCATGTTGAACCCTTTAGTCTACAGTTTGAGGAACAAAGATGTAAAAGTGGGTCTGAGAAATACCCTGAGGAGAAGAAGGTATTGA